CCGGGACATCCCGGTGCAGTACACCACCGGCCGCGAGCTGGACCGCAGACATGTCTGGCTCGACGTCGGCCAGGCTTACCAGACGCTCGGCTGGCGCCCGACCACATCGCTGGTCGACGGCGTCGCCGCGATGTGGCGCTGGACCAGAGACCAGCGGCAACGACAGTCCGTCAACCGTACAGATGGAGCCCACCAGTGGTACTGAGCGAAGCAATGGCCCGTGCCGGTCAGGCACTGATCAGCAACACGGCCCCGAACGGCAAGGCATACTGGGCGGGCCGGTTCTGGGATCGGGACAGCGCCGAACGGCACCCGGTCCTGGCCGGTGAGTTCCTCAAGCAGAAGCAAACCATCGCCGGCTATCTCGACAAGTACGGCCGTGACGCCGAACGCTCGATCGAGTTCGCCTGCGGCACCGGCGAGTTCACCAGGCTGACCGCCGAGCACACCGGCGTCAGGCAGATGCGAGCGCTCGACATCTCCGCCCAGGGTCTGCAGATCGCCCGGAGCCGGGTCCGCCACGACAACATCACCTTCCAGCAGGGCGACTTCTGGGCCGACCACGACTTCGAGCCGGCCGAGCTGGTGCTGTGCATCGACGCCATCCACCATCTGGGCAACATCGGCGACGTCCTCCGGCACATCCGCCGGTGGGTCGAGCCGGGCGGGATCTTCATCGGCAACCTGTTCACCGGCGACAACTTCCACGAGTTCGAGCGCAAGCGCTACGGCTCCTTGGAGCACCTCTGGCGGACCACGCTGTTCTTCGGCACCGCACTGGCGATCAAGGTCTCCGGCGGCCGGCTGTACACCGGGTCGCACCGCACCCAGCTGCTGCCGACAGCGGCCGGCG
This window of the Amycolatopsis balhimycina FH 1894 genome carries:
- a CDS encoding class I SAM-dependent methyltransferase, whose product is MARAGQALISNTAPNGKAYWAGRFWDRDSAERHPVLAGEFLKQKQTIAGYLDKYGRDAERSIEFACGTGEFTRLTAEHTGVRQMRALDISAQGLQIARSRVRHDNITFQQGDFWADHDFEPAELVLCIDAIHHLGNIGDVLRHIRRWVEPGGIFIGNLFTGDNFHEFERKRYGSLEHLWRTTLFFGTALAIKVSGGRLYTGSHRTQLLPTAAGEQLVRDVFDEVLEVSRDPYFTAFVARA